In a genomic window of Myxococcus fulvus:
- a CDS encoding ribbon-helix-helix domain-containing protein, whose product MQDGSASPLSPELAPSPGATETPVDARGPEADIVSTHVLVPEEQVQKLRELARRTRIHQSEYLREAVEDLLGKYGRGAAKPEGQS is encoded by the coding sequence ATGCAGGATGGAAGCGCCAGCCCCCTGAGCCCCGAGCTTGCCCCGTCACCGGGCGCCACGGAGACGCCCGTCGACGCGCGGGGCCCCGAGGCCGACATCGTCTCCACCCACGTCCTGGTCCCCGAGGAGCAGGTGCAGAAGCTGCGCGAGCTGGCGCGGCGCACCCGCATCCACCAGAGCGAGTACCTGCGCGAGGCGGTGGAGGATTTGCTCGGCAAGTACGGCCGCGGCGCCGCCAAGCCCGAGGGCCAGTCGTGA
- a CDS encoding lysylphosphatidylglycerol synthase transmembrane domain-containing protein — translation MKRAVKLAASLLVTLVFLWWAFRDTDWGTQLTSLKSANYIWLLPYFGCLLGIHVFRTLRWGSLLSGLERVPFRKLNEASAIGFMMLLVLPFRLGEFARPFLIAQRSSIRRSAAMTSVVLERIVDGLFVAASMRVLLFFVPTETPEVRYVKLGSWLMFAVFGGGLLFLLFGLWQQERTVRLVRATVGRFAPGLADKVADIVDTFVGAMRQLPDAKQVVIFFLCTVGYWGLNGFGMMLLANAFDCSGVAAGTACQPMELSLFQAYVVLCVLVVGLMIPAAPGMVGTFQAACKVGLSLFLPATVVNAGGLAYANVLWMAQTAQTVGLGLILMSLGHMSFKDIAGKLEKEGEAAAPSA, via the coding sequence GTGAAACGCGCCGTCAAGCTCGCAGCCAGCCTGCTCGTCACCCTCGTCTTCCTCTGGTGGGCCTTCCGGGACACGGACTGGGGGACGCAGCTCACCAGCCTCAAGTCGGCCAACTACATCTGGTTGCTGCCGTACTTCGGTTGCCTGCTGGGCATCCACGTCTTCCGCACGCTGCGCTGGGGCAGCCTCTTGTCGGGCCTGGAGCGGGTGCCCTTCCGCAAGCTCAACGAGGCCTCCGCCATCGGCTTCATGATGCTGCTGGTGCTGCCCTTCCGCCTGGGCGAGTTCGCCCGGCCCTTCCTCATCGCCCAGCGCAGCTCCATCCGCCGCAGCGCCGCCATGACGTCCGTGGTGCTCGAGCGCATCGTCGACGGCCTCTTCGTCGCCGCGTCCATGCGGGTGCTGCTCTTCTTCGTGCCCACCGAGACGCCCGAGGTGCGCTACGTCAAGCTGGGCTCGTGGCTGATGTTCGCGGTGTTCGGCGGCGGGCTGCTCTTCCTGCTGTTCGGCCTGTGGCAGCAGGAGCGCACCGTGCGCCTGGTGCGCGCGACGGTGGGCCGCTTCGCGCCGGGGCTCGCCGACAAGGTGGCGGACATCGTCGACACCTTCGTGGGCGCCATGCGGCAGCTGCCAGACGCGAAGCAGGTGGTCATCTTCTTCCTCTGCACCGTGGGCTACTGGGGCCTCAACGGCTTCGGGATGATGCTGCTCGCCAACGCCTTCGACTGCTCGGGCGTGGCGGCCGGCACCGCGTGTCAGCCCATGGAGCTGTCGCTCTTCCAGGCGTACGTGGTGCTGTGCGTGCTGGTGGTGGGGCTGATGATTCCGGCGGCGCCGGGCATGGTCGGCACCTTCCAGGCGGCGTGCAAGGTGGGCCTGAGCCTCTTCCTGCCCGCCACCGTGGTGAACGCCGGCGGGCTCGCGTACGCCAACGTGCTGTGGATGGCGCAGACGGCGCAGACGGTGGGCCTGGGCCTCATCCTCATGTCGCTGGGCCACATGTCCTTCAAGGACATCGCGGGCAAGCTGGAGAAGGAAGGCGAGGCGGCGGCCCCCAGCGCGTGA
- a CDS encoding tyrosine-protein phosphatase, giving the protein MKGYVDLHCHLLPGVDDGARTLEDALEMARALVDLGFSTVAPSPHARPEYAPVDVVEARLGELTAALARERIPLTLGRNAENVLDDAFLRALGTPAARMLGAGRVTLVELPYTAPVPALPDILFRIRTKGVVPLIAHPERCVEFERKGRAAEAVRTGARLQLDVGALIGRYGPTAKKLARAFLDEGLYAVAATDLHGPVGARDWLGRSLAELVGRVGEQTASRLLRDNPSRLLAGESLESDQD; this is encoded by the coding sequence GTGAAGGGCTACGTCGACCTGCACTGCCACCTGCTGCCCGGCGTGGATGACGGCGCGCGCACGCTGGAGGACGCGCTGGAGATGGCGCGGGCGCTGGTCGACCTGGGCTTCTCCACCGTCGCGCCCAGCCCCCACGCCCGGCCCGAGTACGCCCCCGTGGACGTGGTGGAGGCGCGCCTCGGCGAGCTGACGGCCGCGCTCGCGCGCGAGCGCATCCCCCTGACGCTCGGCCGCAACGCGGAGAACGTGCTGGACGACGCCTTCCTGCGCGCCCTGGGCACGCCCGCCGCGCGCATGCTGGGGGCGGGGAGGGTGACGCTGGTGGAGCTGCCCTACACCGCGCCCGTGCCCGCGCTGCCGGACATCCTGTTCCGCATCCGCACCAAGGGCGTGGTGCCGCTCATCGCCCATCCCGAGCGCTGCGTGGAGTTCGAGCGCAAGGGGCGCGCCGCCGAGGCCGTGCGCACCGGCGCCCGGCTCCAGCTCGACGTGGGGGCGCTCATCGGACGCTATGGCCCCACGGCGAAGAAGCTCGCCCGCGCCTTCCTGGACGAGGGCCTCTACGCCGTCGCCGCCACGGACCTGCACGGCCCGGTGGGGGCCCGGGACTGGCTGGGGCGCTCGCTGGCGGAGCTCGTCGGCCGGGTGGGGGAACAGACGGCCAGCCGGCTCCTGCGGGACAACCCCTCCCGCCTGCTGGCCGGAGAGTCACTGGAGTCCGACCAGGACTGA
- a CDS encoding DNA gyrase inhibitor YacG translates to MSPLSCPICKKPVPPRPENTAFPFCSRRCRAVDLGKWLGEEYRMPDRQSDESEDELPPGSHPDRQREDA, encoded by the coding sequence ATGAGCCCCCTCTCCTGTCCCATCTGCAAGAAGCCCGTTCCTCCCCGTCCCGAGAACACCGCGTTCCCGTTCTGCTCGCGCCGCTGCCGCGCGGTGGACCTGGGCAAGTGGTTGGGGGAGGAGTACCGCATGCCCGACCGCCAGTCCGATGAGTCGGAGGACGAGCTGCCGCCCGGAAGCCATCCCGACCGCCAGCGCGAGGATGCGTGA
- a CDS encoding NAD(P)H-quinone oxidoreductase, which yields MKVIRITTPGGPEVLAEDERPEPIPGPGELRVRVRATALNRADLLQIRGLYPAPPDVAPDVPGLEYAGEVVAVGPRTHRFKVGDRVMGLVGGGAWSDLLLVHERETLPMPEGMDFTDAAALPEAYLTAYDALVLQGGLKPGETVLVHAVASGVGSAAALLCQATGARVVGTGRSAAKLSRASEWGVKHTLVCESSPPRFADPVRALTQGKGADLCLDLVGGDYVPESMQALATKGRMMLVGLVAGASTEVNLGLWLTRRLSITGTVLRSRPLEEKMALVQSAERHLLPLFRSGALGPVVDAVLPRAELAQGLERMARNDSVGKLVVRWD from the coding sequence ATGAAGGTCATCCGCATCACCACGCCCGGAGGCCCCGAGGTCCTCGCCGAGGACGAGCGCCCCGAGCCCATCCCCGGCCCCGGTGAGCTGCGCGTGCGCGTGCGCGCCACCGCCCTCAATCGCGCGGACCTGCTCCAGATTCGCGGGCTCTACCCCGCCCCGCCGGACGTGGCGCCGGACGTCCCGGGCCTCGAGTACGCGGGCGAGGTGGTGGCGGTGGGCCCGCGCACGCACCGCTTCAAGGTCGGAGACCGGGTGATGGGGCTGGTGGGCGGCGGCGCGTGGTCCGACCTGCTGCTCGTCCACGAGCGGGAGACGCTGCCGATGCCGGAGGGCATGGACTTCACGGACGCCGCGGCGCTGCCGGAGGCGTACCTCACCGCGTACGACGCGCTGGTGCTCCAGGGGGGACTCAAGCCGGGCGAGACGGTGCTGGTGCACGCGGTGGCCAGCGGCGTGGGCTCGGCGGCGGCGCTGCTCTGTCAGGCCACGGGCGCGCGCGTGGTGGGCACCGGGCGCAGCGCGGCGAAGCTGTCCCGCGCCTCCGAGTGGGGCGTGAAGCACACGCTCGTGTGCGAGTCCTCGCCGCCGCGCTTCGCGGACCCGGTGCGTGCCCTCACGCAAGGCAAGGGCGCGGACCTGTGCCTGGACCTGGTGGGCGGGGACTACGTGCCCGAGTCCATGCAGGCCCTGGCGACGAAGGGCCGGATGATGCTCGTGGGCCTGGTGGCCGGCGCGAGCACGGAGGTCAACCTGGGCCTGTGGCTCACCCGGCGCTTGAGCATCACCGGCACCGTGCTGCGCAGCCGGCCGCTCGAGGAGAAGATGGCCCTGGTCCAGAGCGCGGAGCGGCACCTGTTGCCGCTGTTCCGCTCGGGCGCGCTCGGCCCCGTGGTGGACGCGGTGCTGCCCCGGGCCGAGCTCGCCCAGGGCCTGGAGCGCATGGCGCGCAACGACTCGGTGGGCAAGCTGGTGGTGCGCTGGGATTAA
- a CDS encoding protein kinase domain-containing protein, with translation MKPEPSLSARGAPHPSVPLPVGLGAFGPGARIQHYELIRQLGSGGMGTVFLARDTRLGRRVAIKLLHTKDAQFTQRFILEARTTARCGHENIVIIYEVGEAHGSPYMVLEYLQGQPMDRLLKASPRLPPSRAVELMSPVLRALSCAHAHKIVHRDLKPENVIVTDAGTIKVLDFGIAKVLQGDEHGAETDPRVLLEGLRLLPPPGRMDESLHLTRQGALLGTLAYMSPEQWGNGVGVDHRTDIWAVGIMLFRMLSGRHPLEPLRGPQLMVTAMMDEPMPQLRAVLPDIPAELASVVDRCLLKPKEQRFPDALAVLRALEPFLPGRFIPEVGVDESPYAGLGSFQEEDSARFFGRTRETAALVNRLQDRPLLAVVGPSGAGKSSFVRAGLVPVLKRSGIPWESLIIRPGRDPLAALASMVAPLVTSSPTLEEDLRKQQQISAHLRREPGYVGAVLRARARRERRRIVLFIDQFEELYTLVPDAVERRAFTACLSGIADDATSPIRVVLSLRSDFLDRVSEDERFMAELSPGLFFLTAPQQDGLRDALVQPAEMAGYRFESPAMVDQMLQHLETTPGALPLLQFAATRLWEARDPGRRLLTQSAYQRMGGISGALATHADSVLAGLSSQERALARAVCLRLVTAERTRAIVSMEELRELTRDTEALQRLIDGWVQARLLVIQTGGSSGSSVELVHESLIGSWPTLKRWLDEGQEDAAFLEQLRAAARQWQAKGRDSGLLWRGEMADEARRFQRRYRGELPESQRAFLDAVGAQATRMARVKRAFIVGAVALVSTLFAAAAVTLVFIREAQQEAEHQAIIALRAEATARNAEFLAKRSEAEAQERLAEVRAKEEDRRAAQSRAEEANAQVEATNETLVLRNSELVTALKRAKWARIRANAEMRRAEQSALIARQARAEAERLLQREQERTLRMQSTLGSPFIETLK, from the coding sequence ATGAAGCCAGAACCCTCGCTGTCCGCCCGCGGTGCGCCGCACCCCAGCGTTCCGCTTCCGGTGGGTCTGGGAGCCTTCGGCCCCGGAGCCCGCATCCAGCACTACGAGCTCATCCGCCAGCTCGGCAGTGGAGGCATGGGCACCGTCTTCCTGGCGCGGGACACGCGCCTGGGCCGCCGGGTGGCCATCAAGCTGCTGCACACGAAGGACGCGCAGTTCACCCAGCGCTTCATCCTGGAGGCCCGCACCACCGCGCGGTGCGGCCACGAGAACATCGTCATCATCTACGAGGTGGGCGAGGCCCACGGCAGCCCGTACATGGTGCTGGAGTACCTGCAGGGGCAGCCGATGGACCGGCTGCTCAAGGCGAGCCCCCGCCTGCCGCCCTCTCGCGCCGTGGAGCTGATGTCCCCGGTGCTGCGGGCGCTGTCGTGCGCGCACGCGCACAAGATCGTCCACCGCGACTTGAAGCCGGAGAACGTCATCGTGACGGACGCGGGCACCATCAAGGTGCTCGACTTCGGCATCGCGAAGGTGCTGCAGGGGGACGAGCACGGCGCGGAGACGGACCCGCGCGTCCTGTTGGAGGGCCTGCGGCTGCTCCCCCCGCCGGGCCGGATGGACGAGTCGCTCCACCTGACGCGCCAGGGGGCGCTGCTGGGGACGCTGGCGTACATGTCCCCGGAGCAGTGGGGCAACGGCGTCGGCGTGGACCACCGCACGGACATCTGGGCGGTGGGCATCATGTTGTTCCGGATGCTCTCGGGCAGACATCCGCTGGAGCCGCTGCGGGGCCCGCAGTTGATGGTGACGGCGATGATGGACGAGCCGATGCCCCAGCTGCGCGCGGTGCTGCCGGACATCCCGGCGGAGCTGGCCTCGGTGGTGGACCGATGCCTGCTCAAGCCCAAGGAGCAGCGCTTCCCGGATGCGCTCGCGGTGCTGCGCGCGCTGGAGCCGTTCCTGCCCGGCCGGTTCATCCCCGAGGTCGGCGTGGACGAGAGTCCCTATGCGGGGCTCGGCTCGTTCCAGGAGGAGGACTCGGCGCGGTTCTTCGGGCGGACGCGGGAGACGGCGGCGTTGGTCAACCGGCTGCAGGACCGGCCGCTGCTCGCCGTCGTCGGGCCCTCGGGCGCGGGCAAGTCGTCCTTCGTGCGGGCCGGATTGGTGCCCGTGCTCAAGCGCTCGGGCATCCCCTGGGAGTCGCTCATCATCCGCCCGGGGAGGGACCCGCTGGCGGCGCTGGCCAGCATGGTGGCGCCGCTCGTCACGTCGTCCCCCACGCTGGAAGAGGACCTGCGCAAGCAGCAGCAGATCTCCGCCCATCTGCGCCGGGAGCCGGGCTACGTGGGCGCGGTGCTGCGGGCCCGCGCGCGTCGGGAGCGGCGGCGCATCGTGCTCTTCATCGACCAGTTCGAGGAGCTCTACACGCTGGTGCCGGACGCGGTCGAGCGGCGCGCCTTCACCGCCTGCCTGTCGGGCATCGCGGACGACGCGACCTCACCCATCCGCGTGGTGCTCTCCTTGCGCTCGGACTTCCTGGACCGGGTGTCGGAGGACGAGCGGTTCATGGCGGAGCTGTCGCCGGGGCTGTTCTTCCTCACGGCGCCGCAGCAGGACGGGCTGAGGGATGCGCTCGTGCAGCCCGCGGAGATGGCGGGTTATCGGTTCGAGTCCCCGGCGATGGTGGACCAGATGCTCCAGCACCTGGAGACGACGCCAGGCGCGCTGCCGCTGCTCCAGTTCGCGGCGACGCGGCTGTGGGAGGCGAGAGACCCCGGCCGGCGGCTGCTGACGCAGAGCGCGTACCAGCGGATGGGGGGAATCTCGGGCGCGCTGGCGACGCATGCGGACAGCGTGCTGGCGGGGTTGTCGTCACAGGAGCGGGCGCTGGCGCGCGCGGTGTGCCTGAGGCTGGTCACCGCGGAGCGCACGCGGGCGATTGTGTCGATGGAGGAGCTGCGGGAGCTGACGCGGGACACCGAGGCGCTCCAGCGGCTCATCGATGGGTGGGTGCAGGCGCGGCTGCTGGTCATCCAGACGGGCGGGAGCTCGGGCTCGTCGGTGGAGTTGGTGCACGAGTCGCTCATCGGGAGCTGGCCCACGCTGAAGCGGTGGTTGGACGAGGGGCAGGAGGATGCGGCGTTCCTGGAGCAGTTGCGCGCGGCGGCGCGGCAGTGGCAGGCGAAGGGGCGGGACAGCGGGTTGTTGTGGCGGGGGGAGATGGCGGACGAGGCGCGGCGCTTCCAGCGTCGTTACCGGGGGGAGCTGCCGGAGTCGCAGCGGGCGTTCCTGGACGCGGTGGGGGCGCAGGCGACGCGGATGGCTCGGGTGAAGCGGGCGTTCATCGTGGGGGCGGTGGCGTTGGTGTCGACGTTGTTCGCGGCGGCGGCGGTGACACTGGTGTTCATCCGGGAGGCGCAGCAGGAGGCCGAGCACCAGGCCATCATCGCGCTGCGCGCGGAGGCGACGGCGCGCAACGCGGAGTTCCTGGCGAAGCGCTCGGAGGCGGAGGCGCAGGAGCGGCTGGCGGAGGTGCGGGCGAAGGAGGAGGACCGGCGGGCGGCGCAGTCCCGCGCAGAGGAGGCGAATGCGCAGGTCGAGGCGACCAACGAGACGCTGGTGCTGCGCAACTCCGAGCTCGTCACTGCGCTGAAGCGGGCGAAGTGGGCGCGCATCCGCGCGAACGCGGAGATGCGGCGGGCCGAGCAGAGCGCGTTGATTGCGCGGCAGGCGCGCGCCGAGGCGGAGCGGCTGTTGCAGCGCGAGCAGGAGCGGACGCTGCGGATGCAGTCGACGCTCGGAAGTCCTTTCATCGAGACGTTGAAGTGA
- a CDS encoding DUF4215 domain-containing protein codes for MYSTPILKNISLALIVAGMTACIESKSTDCGDGFMCPAGTKCAAGKNQCIVGDCGDSFTQTSTGEECDDGNIDSDDGCSSTCKIERCGDQFTSALRNEVCDDGNTNSGDGCSSDCQSKEECGNGIRDVGEECDDGNNSDNDDCLTTCLLARCGDGFTHLHGTGREACDDGPHLDGPCRSDCRSLKKCGNALVDPGEECDDGNDIDTDACPRTCKNAFCGDGFVLDSKEHREECDDGNTSACGSCNATCTQKQEPARAQGSIQVDLADGGSIQDGEILIVGDGVRRCIFEFDRDDKIIDTHIGLKTATPDSGANVVEAIHVALLYARDNVIDPDCRASDAGSFASHPGLRMNFHLEDGGTRLSLTHLDLGPQGNQPIIESVENPGFTVTSLSGGTGMDCPAGTGCTDDRDCDPVDGRHECLKDDDQPVGRCGRRGAP; via the coding sequence GTGTACTCGACTCCAATCCTCAAGAACATCTCACTTGCCCTCATTGTCGCGGGAATGACCGCCTGCATCGAATCCAAGAGTACGGACTGCGGGGATGGCTTCATGTGCCCTGCGGGCACGAAATGCGCCGCCGGAAAGAACCAGTGCATCGTTGGTGACTGCGGCGACAGCTTCACACAGACATCCACGGGCGAAGAGTGCGACGACGGCAACATCGACTCCGATGACGGGTGCAGCAGCACCTGCAAGATCGAGCGCTGTGGAGACCAATTCACCTCCGCACTCAGGAACGAGGTTTGTGACGACGGAAATACGAATAGCGGAGATGGCTGCAGCAGTGACTGCCAGTCCAAGGAAGAGTGCGGAAACGGGATTCGTGACGTCGGCGAAGAATGCGACGATGGAAACAATTCGGATAACGACGATTGTCTCACCACGTGCCTACTCGCCCGCTGCGGTGACGGATTCACCCACCTCCACGGGACTGGCCGCGAAGCCTGTGATGATGGTCCCCACCTCGACGGTCCCTGTCGCTCCGATTGCCGCTCACTCAAGAAGTGTGGAAATGCCTTGGTGGACCCAGGCGAGGAATGCGACGACGGCAATGACATCGACACCGATGCATGCCCTCGCACCTGCAAGAATGCATTTTGCGGAGACGGCTTCGTCCTGGATTCAAAAGAACATCGCGAGGAATGCGATGATGGCAATACGAGCGCATGTGGTTCATGCAATGCGACCTGCACCCAGAAGCAGGAGCCTGCCCGCGCCCAGGGTTCCATCCAGGTCGACCTGGCCGACGGCGGCAGCATCCAGGACGGAGAAATCCTCATCGTTGGCGATGGAGTCAGGCGCTGCATCTTCGAGTTCGACAGGGACGACAAGATCATCGACACACACATCGGATTGAAGACCGCCACCCCGGACAGTGGGGCGAACGTGGTCGAGGCCATTCATGTCGCGCTGCTCTACGCGAGGGACAACGTCATCGACCCGGACTGCCGCGCCTCCGACGCAGGGAGCTTCGCGTCTCATCCCGGACTGCGCATGAACTTCCATCTGGAGGATGGAGGAACGCGCCTGAGCCTGACCCATCTCGACTTGGGCCCGCAGGGCAACCAACCCATCATCGAGTCCGTGGAGAACCCCGGCTTCACCGTGACGTCCCTGAGCGGAGGAACAGGCATGGACTGCCCGGCCGGCACGGGGTGCACCGACGACCGCGACTGCGACCCGGTCGATGGCCGTCACGAGTGCCTGAAGGACGACGACCAACCCGTCGGCCGCTGTGGCCGCAGAGGCGCCCCCTAA
- the speB gene encoding agmatinase has protein sequence MATHFDPSAAAQPGSGVFGLPHSPDEAHVVLIPVPFEATTSYGGGTSEGPAAVLDASRQVDLFDVETGRPYERGIAMLPESQELRDWNTQAKERAQVVIEAGGIHSGEAELLAAAKDVNALCDQMNELVYRTTQHWLDQGKRVAAVGGDHSISYGIIRAHAEKYPGLGVLHLDAHADLRVAYEGFTWSHASIMYNVAERIPGVKTLVQVGLRDMSQEEHRYIEDSNGRVHGFFDAALQNKRFDGVPWNRQVDEMVALLPQQVYLSFDIDGLDPVLCPHTGTPVPGGLSFPEAVALIAGVVRSGRTIVGFDLTEVAPDPEGSEWDGNVGARLLYKMIGWMLKSQKA, from the coding sequence ATGGCCACCCACTTCGACCCCAGCGCAGCGGCGCAGCCGGGCTCCGGCGTCTTCGGACTCCCCCACTCTCCCGACGAGGCACACGTCGTCCTCATCCCCGTGCCCTTCGAGGCCACCACCAGCTACGGCGGTGGTACCTCCGAGGGCCCCGCCGCCGTCCTCGACGCCAGCCGCCAGGTGGACCTCTTCGACGTGGAGACCGGCCGCCCCTACGAGCGCGGCATCGCCATGCTCCCCGAATCCCAGGAGCTGCGCGACTGGAACACCCAGGCCAAGGAGCGCGCCCAGGTCGTCATCGAGGCCGGCGGCATCCACTCCGGTGAAGCCGAGCTCCTCGCCGCCGCCAAGGACGTCAACGCCCTCTGCGACCAGATGAACGAGCTGGTCTACCGCACCACCCAGCACTGGCTCGACCAGGGCAAACGCGTCGCCGCCGTCGGCGGAGACCACTCCATCTCCTACGGCATCATCCGCGCCCACGCCGAGAAGTACCCCGGCCTCGGCGTGCTCCACCTGGACGCCCACGCCGACCTGCGCGTCGCCTACGAGGGCTTCACCTGGTCCCACGCCTCCATCATGTACAACGTCGCCGAGCGCATCCCCGGCGTGAAGACGCTCGTCCAGGTCGGCCTGCGCGACATGAGCCAGGAGGAGCACCGCTACATCGAGGACTCCAACGGCCGCGTCCACGGCTTCTTCGACGCCGCCCTCCAGAACAAGCGCTTCGACGGCGTGCCCTGGAACCGCCAGGTCGATGAGATGGTCGCCCTGCTCCCCCAGCAGGTCTACCTGTCCTTCGACATCGACGGCCTGGACCCCGTCCTCTGCCCCCACACCGGCACCCCCGTCCCCGGCGGACTGTCCTTCCCCGAGGCCGTGGCCCTCATCGCCGGCGTCGTCCGCTCCGGCCGCACCATCGTCGGCTTCGACCTGACCGAAGTGGCCCCCGACCCCGAGGGCAGCGAGTGGGACGGCAACGTCGGCGCCCGCCTGCTCTACAAGATGATTGGCTGGATGCTGAAGTCCCAGAAGGCCTGA
- a CDS encoding response regulator, which yields MSLVLVADDEPAVLEVLSQVVEDLGHDVVKARDGEEALALARTRRPHLVVTDHMMPRLSGVELCRRLKRDVDLHGVPVILLSAVLPQGAPEADAFLHKPFEITDFEALIHKSLVDAPKGAAVGVGLPLGAWAARALQGPLDEARRQLRRLEAGPSVDLAALEVLRAQLESMASVATELARQQGAAPGVEPSVVRSVPFGVRLPKGGVS from the coding sequence ATGAGTCTGGTCCTGGTCGCGGATGATGAGCCCGCGGTGCTGGAGGTCCTCAGTCAGGTGGTCGAGGACCTGGGTCACGATGTGGTGAAGGCTCGCGACGGCGAGGAGGCCCTGGCCCTGGCCCGGACGCGTCGCCCACATCTGGTGGTGACGGACCACATGATGCCGCGCCTGAGTGGGGTGGAGCTCTGCCGCCGGCTCAAGCGCGACGTGGACCTGCACGGCGTCCCCGTCATCCTGCTGAGCGCGGTGTTGCCGCAGGGCGCGCCGGAGGCGGACGCGTTCCTGCACAAGCCGTTCGAAATCACCGACTTCGAGGCGCTCATCCACAAGTCGCTGGTGGATGCGCCGAAGGGGGCGGCGGTGGGGGTGGGGCTGCCGTTGGGGGCGTGGGCGGCCAGGGCGCTGCAGGGGCCACTGGACGAGGCGCGGCGGCAACTGCGGCGGCTGGAGGCGGGGCCGTCGGTGGACCTGGCGGCGCTGGAGGTGTTGCGCGCGCAGCTCGAGTCGATGGCGTCGGTGGCGACGGAGCTGGCGCGCCAGCAGGGGGCGGCGCCGGGAGTGGAGCCCTCGGTGGTGCGAAGCGTGCCCTTCGGCGTGCGATTGCCGAAGGGCGGGGTGAGCTGA
- a CDS encoding trypsin-like peptidase domain-containing protein, with protein MKGGVMRWATVLVALVATGSASADLARRRDAVVEVVQKVSPAVVYIGTEQEVEARFRRRSPLEEFFGGFGGERGERGRQRIQGLGSGVIIDPTGIIVTNDHVIRGASTIHVVLADGRSLDAEVIGSDANNDLAVLKVTTKEPLPIAKLGISSDLMIGETVVAIGSPFGLSKTVTAGVVSATGRTFRADNRVYNDFVQTDAAINPGNSGGPLLNVDGEIIGINTAIFGGGAQGIGFAIPADKVRRIVDELTRFGKLRPAWVGMDAVDLTPRAARQLGWDRSYGALVTAVEDGSPAAQAGVRRGDIVAELGGSRIQDAEDFDTRVRGYPARSAFALVLFREGASRTVQVTPSEFPGRMVESLAWDRLGLRVKENRGVLTLSGVRGGSAAAEVGLEPGDVILRVNNQPVTTADAFKEALLTARRGRSVLLLVRRGRYGYHITLPFEQDTGQSL; from the coding sequence ATGAAGGGTGGAGTCATGAGGTGGGCAACCGTGCTGGTGGCGCTCGTCGCCACGGGAAGCGCGAGCGCGGACCTGGCCCGGCGGCGAGACGCCGTCGTGGAGGTCGTCCAGAAGGTCTCACCGGCCGTCGTCTACATCGGCACCGAGCAGGAGGTGGAGGCACGCTTCCGTCGCCGCTCCCCGCTGGAGGAGTTCTTCGGCGGCTTCGGGGGTGAGCGAGGCGAGCGCGGGCGCCAGAGGATTCAAGGCCTGGGCAGCGGCGTCATCATCGACCCGACGGGCATCATCGTCACCAACGACCACGTCATCCGGGGCGCGTCCACCATCCACGTGGTGCTCGCGGATGGGCGCTCGCTGGACGCGGAGGTCATCGGCAGCGACGCCAACAACGACCTGGCCGTGCTCAAGGTGACGACGAAGGAGCCGCTGCCCATCGCCAAGCTGGGCATCAGCTCCGACCTCATGATTGGCGAGACGGTGGTCGCCATCGGCAGCCCGTTCGGACTGAGCAAGACGGTGACGGCGGGCGTGGTGTCCGCCACCGGCCGCACCTTCCGCGCGGACAACCGCGTGTACAACGACTTCGTGCAGACGGACGCGGCCATCAACCCCGGCAACTCGGGCGGACCGCTGCTCAACGTGGACGGCGAAATCATCGGCATCAACACCGCCATCTTCGGCGGCGGCGCGCAGGGCATCGGCTTCGCCATCCCCGCCGACAAGGTGCGCCGCATCGTCGACGAGCTCACCCGCTTCGGGAAGCTGCGCCCGGCGTGGGTGGGGATGGATGCGGTGGACCTGACGCCGCGCGCGGCAAGGCAGCTCGGGTGGGACCGCTCCTACGGCGCGCTGGTGACGGCCGTGGAGGACGGCAGCCCCGCGGCCCAGGCCGGCGTGCGGCGCGGTGACATCGTCGCGGAGCTGGGCGGCTCGCGCATCCAGGACGCCGAGGACTTCGACACCCGCGTGCGCGGCTACCCGGCCCGCTCCGCCTTCGCGCTCGTGCTGTTCCGTGAAGGCGCCTCGCGCACCGTCCAGGTCACCCCCTCCGAGTTCCCTGGCCGAATGGTGGAGTCCCTCGCCTGGGACAGGCTGGGACTCCGGGTGAAGGAGAACCGGGGCGTGCTGACGTTGTCGGGCGTGAGAGGGGGCTCGGCGGCCGCGGAGGTGGGGCTGGAGCCCGGGGACGTCATCCTCCGGGTGAACAACCAGCCGGTGACGACGGCGGATGCCTTCAAGGAGGCCCTGCTCACGGCGCGTCGGGGACGTAGCGTGCTGTTGCTCGTGAGACGGGGCCGCTACGGCTATCACATCACCCTGCCCTTCGAGCAGGACACGGGGCAGAGCCTGTAG